From the genome of Nostoc punctiforme PCC 73102, one region includes:
- a CDS encoding KilA-N domain-containing protein: MLTHSWRNSEIQQMPQDGEIGKYSIPKGYVNATQMAKANKKLLADYVRLKSTTEYLQALSHDMGIPISSLVIDISGRANSQGTWVHPEIAIDLARWVSVEFRIWANRTLMKVMLTTQVEPIQQQESPHKLLPSHEAAQLALLVGEFAGLEKSLTAQLAVNAAIRVNPALKPAADELKTAIAITNVSDDAYLKPTDIGEKVGMSAVAVNNWLVHAGLQYRTDDKKIPYRPTDSGKQWGRMVAAIAKGSNQTVFQLRWLPKVTQLFNESN; encoded by the coding sequence ATGTTGACGCACTCATGGCGTAACTCAGAAATTCAGCAAATGCCCCAAGACGGGGAAATAGGTAAATACAGTATCCCAAAGGGCTACGTGAATGCAACCCAGATGGCTAAAGCTAATAAGAAATTATTGGCTGATTACGTTAGGCTTAAGTCTACAACCGAGTATTTGCAAGCTCTCAGCCACGATATGGGAATCCCCATATCGTCACTTGTAATCGACATATCTGGACGCGCTAACTCCCAAGGTACTTGGGTTCATCCAGAGATTGCCATTGATTTAGCTCGGTGGGTATCTGTAGAGTTCCGCATCTGGGCCAACAGAACCTTAATGAAAGTAATGCTGACAACCCAAGTAGAGCCAATACAACAGCAAGAATCACCACATAAATTGCTCCCATCCCATGAAGCTGCACAGTTAGCCCTGCTGGTGGGTGAATTTGCCGGATTAGAGAAATCCCTTACCGCGCAGTTAGCTGTTAACGCTGCCATTAGAGTCAACCCCGCACTCAAGCCAGCAGCCGATGAACTCAAGACTGCGATCGCAATTACCAATGTCAGCGATGACGCATATCTCAAGCCTACAGATATTGGCGAGAAAGTTGGAATGAGTGCGGTAGCTGTAAACAACTGGTTAGTCCATGCTGGCTTACAGTACAGAACTGATGACAAGAAAATCCCATATCGCCCAACTGACTCAGGTAAACAATGGGGGCGAATGGTTGCAGCGATCGCTAAAGGTTCAAACCAGACTGTGTTTCAACTGCGGTGGTTGCCAAAGGTGACGCAATTGTTTAACGAGTCTAATTAA
- a CDS encoding DUF1392 domain-containing protein, with protein sequence MIDYVSALKTSWYISPPWGKTLPPVEVNLLERVYLKTTRTFGYCSGVQWKHECWLYTVICGDEIVHATEYQIIGTGQLQTLTVEKPAFVLGQRIILSSYGDDTKQRLILGVVLVDKFWFYLVELVSPTLIETPTILNRFSLVGEKSLVQVNA encoded by the coding sequence ATGATTGACTACGTTAGCGCTCTGAAAACCAGTTGGTATATCTCCCCACCTTGGGGCAAAACACTTCCACCCGTTGAGGTCAATTTATTAGAAAGAGTTTACTTAAAAACCACGAGAACATTTGGTTATTGTTCTGGTGTGCAATGGAAACATGAATGCTGGCTTTATACGGTCATCTGTGGTGATGAAATTGTCCACGCTACAGAATATCAAATTATTGGGACTGGGCAATTACAAACCCTCACCGTGGAAAAACCTGCTTTCGTTTTAGGGCAGAGAATAATCCTGTCCTCTTATGGAGATGACACAAAACAACGATTAATTCTAGGGGTTGTACTTGTGGATAAGTTTTGGTTTTACCTTGTCGAATTGGTATCACCAACATTGATCGAAACCCCGACTATACTCAATCGCTTCTCGCTGGTTGGTGAGAAAAGTTTGGTGCAGGTGAATGCCTGA
- a CDS encoding tetratricopeptide repeat protein, translating to MFYRLKFFTVVTLVFSLTYTVGAAQSRTGEIVQVPPKAETQTTQPGTEGLVHLLQLGEYQLNKNQFQEALGTFQAVLTIVRLIKERQLEARTLHNIGVVYREMKNYPQALEYYQQALAVRIDVGNRRGQGITLNDIGLVYDNQKQYTKALEFYQQALAIHKEVSNKADEGTTLNNIGVVYRKMKNYPQALEYYQQALAVRIDIGDRRGQGITLNDIGLVYYNQQEYPKALNYYQQALAIHKEVSNKIDEGTTLDNIGLVYVKQIDLVSDKQKDYTKALNYYQQALAIHKEASNKADEGTTLNNIGVVYRKMKNYPQALEYYQQALAVRVDIGDRRGQGITLNDIGLVYYNQQEYPKALDYYQQALAIHKEVAKASCKNNLNNLLNGKMIRM from the coding sequence ATGTTCTACCGTCTCAAATTTTTCACCGTTGTAACTTTAGTGTTTTCATTGACATACACCGTCGGTGCTGCTCAATCAAGGACAGGGGAAATTGTGCAAGTACCTCCGAAAGCAGAGACGCAAACCACGCAACCTGGCACAGAAGGGCTGGTGCATCTATTGCAATTAGGCGAATACCAGTTAAATAAAAATCAGTTTCAAGAAGCTTTAGGGACATTTCAAGCAGTTTTAACTATTGTCAGACTTATAAAAGAACGCCAACTCGAAGCGAGAACTCTCCACAATATTGGGGTAGTATACCGTGAAATGAAAAACTACCCTCAAGCTTTAGAGTATTATCAACAAGCTTTAGCTGTTCGCATAGATGTCGGCAATCGCCGTGGGCAAGGCATAACTCTTAATGATATTGGCTTAGTCTACGATAACCAAAAACAATATACCAAAGCACTGGAGTTTTATCAGCAAGCTTTAGCTATTCATAAAGAAGTTAGCAACAAGGCAGACGAGGGAACAACTCTCAACAATATCGGGGTAGTATACCGTAAAATGAAAAACTACCCTCAAGCTTTAGAGTATTATCAACAAGCTTTAGCTGTTCGCATAGATATAGGTGATCGTCGCGGACAAGGTATAACTCTTAATGATATTGGCTTAGTTTACTACAACCAACAAGAATATCCCAAAGCCTTAAATTATTATCAGCAAGCTTTAGCTATTCATAAAGAAGTTAGCAACAAGATAGATGAAGGGACAACACTTGATAATATTGGTTTAGTTTACGTTAAGCAAATTGATTTAGTTTCTGATAAACAAAAAGATTATACTAAAGCCTTAAATTATTATCAGCAAGCTTTAGCTATTCATAAAGAAGCTAGCAACAAGGCAGACGAGGGAACAACTCTCAACAATATCGGGGTAGTATACCGTAAAATGAAAAACTACCCTCAAGCTTTAGAGTATTATCAACAAGCTTTAGCTGTTCGCGTAGATATAGGTGATCGTCGCGGACAAGGTATAACTCTTAATGATATTGGCTTAGTTTACTACAACCAACAAGAATATCCCAAAGCCTTAGATTATTATCAGCAAGCTTTAGCTATTCATAAAGAAGTTGCTAAGGCATCATGTAAAAATAACTTGAACAATTTGCTGAATGGTAAGATGATCAGAATGTAA
- a CDS encoding ISAzo13-like element ISNpu10 family transposase (programmed frameshift), with protein MSDKQVVESIQDKYDSLSPYLNEKTRRIWAAIEARSLGWGGVSQVALATGLSRTTIHAGIRLLLDASGEKTSNDDSNRIRSSGAGRKLLEEKDAMLLSDLESLIEPVTLGDPESPLKWTSKSVVKLAAALNIGGHRTSPKSVYNLLESLGYSLQSNRKTRDGSSHPDRDDQFLHISNQVLHFQSQNEPVISVDNKKKELIGDFKNSGTEWCEKEQPIEVKMHDFVDPKLGKAIPYGIYDLTSNQGWVNVGIDHDTAEFAVESIRHWWYSMGKQVYPSSEHIMITADCGGSNSYRSRLWKLKLQELATDTGKTIHVCHFPPGTSKWNKIEHRLFCHITQNWRGRPLTSLQVVINLIRNTTTTQGLEVEARLDPNLYKTGIKVTDQELDTIAIERNSFHGEWNYIIKPKVVS; from the exons ATGTCTGATAAGCAGGTAGTAGAAAGCATTCAAGACAAGTACGATTCGTTATCGCCTTATTTGAATGAGAAAACACGGCGTATTTGGGCAGCAATTGAAGCCCGAAGCCTGGGCTGGGGAGGCGTGAGTCAGGTTGCGCTCGCAACTGGACTATCCCGGACTACAATCCATGCTGGGATACGGTTATTGTTAGACGCTTCGGGGGAAAAAACCTCGAATGATGATAGTAATCGAATTCGTTCGTCAGGTGCTGGACGTAAACTACTTGAAGAAAAAGACGCAATGCTGCTATCAGATTTAGAATCGCTGATTGAACCAGTGACACTGGGAGACCCAGAATCTCCTCTAAAATGGACTTCTAAAAGTGTTGTGAAACTGGCTGCGGCATTAAACATTGGGGGACATAGGACTAGTCCTAAAAGTGTTTATAACTTACTTGAATCGCTTGGCTACAGCTTACAATCAAATCGTAAAACCCGTGATGGCTCATCTCATCCAGATAGAGATGATCAGTTTTTACATATTTCCAACCAAGTCTTGCACTTTCAATCCCAGAACGAACCCGTAATTTCAGTTGATA ACAAAAAAAAAGAATTAATTGGAGATTTTAAAAATTCTGGAACCGAGTGGTGTGAAAAGGAACAGCCAATTGAGGTGAAAATGCATGATTTTGTTGACCCCAAGTTGGGCAAGGCAATTCCCTACGGAATTTATGACTTAACCTCAAATCAAGGATGGGTAAATGTTGGCATTGACCACGATACCGCAGAGTTTGCAGTCGAGTCTATTCGTCATTGGTGGTACTCAATGGGTAAACAAGTTTATCCCAGCAGTGAGCATATAATGATTACGGCTGATTGCGGTGGTAGCAATAGTTATCGCTCACGATTGTGGAAATTGAAGTTACAAGAATTAGCAACTGATACTGGTAAAACTATTCATGTGTGTCATTTTCCTCCAGGCACAAGTAAATGGAATAAGATTGAGCATCGCTTGTTTTGTCACATTACCCAAAACTGGCGAGGCAGACCATTAACTAGCTTGCAAGTTGTGATTAATCTAATTCGCAATACTACCACCACACAAGGATTAGAAGTTGAAGCTAGATTAGATCCAAATCTCTACAAAACGGGAATCAAGGTTACAGACCAAGAGCTTGATACTATCGCAATCGAACGAAATTCTTTTCATGGTGAGTGGAACTATATTATCAAACCCAAAGTAGTCAGTTAA
- a CDS encoding CHAT domain-containing protein: protein MTPNKADEGTTLNNIAELYKNKYEYTNALKFYQQALVIRQQTNDKYGQWTTLDNIGEVYNQLGQYGKALDYYKQALEIVKYISYEKQRKVAELLTRGQIATVYQNLGQDSKLSEFTEMIANISKDKNSSKENILFQYALAIAREVEEPGKRENSNKIEGFADYLTKRLESDQRYLVEVRKNGNPGLVDKITLQNPEIDYTNLGVMYSASKQYAKALEFYQQALAAYTRTKEKVEQATILNYIGVVYYNQGQYSKALELFWQAVTLRQEINDKAGEGQTLYNIGTTYNALGQYTNAEKALFNAIKFLEYLRTGLTDEQKISIFETQIKTYRRLQQVLITQNKNDLALEIAEGGRARAFIELLTSKISPNLNNKINIKSPNIEQIKQVAKQQNATLVEYSINETQLYIWVVKATGEVTFRKADLKLLLQQQNISLIDKVAQARQSIFKGMNLASRGNKIIFAPGDRVKLNDDAPDWEAWQVVSVDVKNGKTTIRLPSWEAEKPAIERPIIDVVEKVTNSPRANAKNTQLQELYQLLIQPIADLLPKEETARVIFIPQNALFLVPFPALQDPSGEYLIDKHTILTAPSIQVLDSTHKLRQKVPGLAKDILVVGNPTMPKVSKKPGEPLKQLSALPGSQKEALAIASFWKTQALIGNQATKKAVLQKLPLAKIIHLATHGLLDDIQGLGSSIVFAPEGKDNGLLTAEDILNLYAQPQGSTLSAELVVLSACDTGQGRLTGDGVIGLSRSIIAAGVPSVIVSLWSIPDAPTAELMTEFYENFRKNPDKATALRQAMLMTKKKHPNPAEWAAFTLIGESE from the coding sequence ATAACTCCTAACAAGGCAGACGAGGGAACAACTCTCAACAATATTGCAGAACTTTATAAAAACAAGTATGAGTATACCAACGCTTTAAAGTTTTATCAACAAGCCTTAGTAATTCGCCAACAAACTAACGATAAGTATGGGCAATGGACAACTCTTGACAATATTGGAGAAGTTTACAACCAATTGGGACAGTATGGTAAAGCTTTAGATTACTATAAACAAGCTTTAGAGATTGTCAAATACATCAGTTATGAAAAACAGCGTAAGGTTGCAGAATTATTGACTCGTGGACAGATTGCTACAGTTTACCAAAATCTGGGTCAAGATTCAAAACTTTCGGAATTTACTGAGATGATAGCAAATATTAGCAAAGATAAAAACTCCTCTAAAGAAAATATTTTGTTTCAGTATGCTTTAGCAATTGCTAGAGAAGTTGAAGAACCTGGTAAAAGAGAAAATTCCAATAAAATTGAGGGATTTGCCGACTATTTGACTAAACGATTAGAGTCTGATCAACGATATCTAGTCGAAGTAAGAAAAAATGGTAACCCGGGCCTTGTGGATAAAATAACACTCCAAAATCCAGAAATAGATTACACAAATTTGGGGGTAATGTATAGCGCTTCTAAACAGTACGCCAAAGCGTTGGAGTTTTATCAACAAGCTTTAGCCGCCTACACACGCACTAAAGAAAAGGTAGAGCAAGCAACAATTCTTAACTATATAGGGGTAGTTTATTACAACCAAGGACAATACTCTAAAGCATTGGAGCTATTTTGGCAAGCAGTAACTCTTCGTCAAGAAATCAACGATAAAGCAGGAGAAGGACAAACTCTTTATAATATTGGAACAACCTACAACGCTTTGGGCCAATATACTAATGCTGAAAAAGCTCTATTTAATGCCATCAAGTTTTTAGAATATCTGCGAACAGGATTAACTGATGAGCAGAAAATATCAATTTTTGAAACGCAAATTAAGACATATCGAAGATTACAACAAGTTTTGATTACTCAAAATAAAAATGACCTGGCGTTGGAAATTGCAGAAGGTGGTAGGGCAAGAGCCTTTATAGAATTATTAACCTCGAAAATATCACCTAACCTGAACAATAAAATTAATATAAAATCACCAAATATTGAGCAAATTAAGCAAGTAGCAAAACAACAAAATGCCACACTTGTTGAATATTCAATTAATGAAACTCAGCTATATATATGGGTCGTGAAAGCCACTGGTGAAGTTACTTTCCGCAAAGCTGACCTCAAACTCCTGTTGCAGCAACAAAACATCTCCTTAATAGATAAAGTCGCCCAGGCTCGTCAGTCAATTTTTAAAGGTATGAATCTTGCCAGTCGTGGTAATAAAATCATCTTTGCCCCTGGCGATCGCGTTAAACTCAATGATGATGCTCCAGACTGGGAAGCTTGGCAAGTAGTTTCTGTAGATGTTAAAAACGGCAAAACTACTATCCGCTTACCCTCTTGGGAGGCAGAAAAACCAGCAATAGAACGTCCAATAATAGATGTTGTCGAAAAGGTGACAAACAGCCCTAGAGCAAATGCTAAAAACACCCAATTACAAGAACTTTATCAGCTACTGATCCAACCAATTGCAGACTTACTGCCAAAAGAAGAAACAGCCCGCGTCATCTTCATTCCCCAAAACGCTTTATTTCTCGTACCCTTCCCAGCATTACAAGACCCATCAGGAGAATATTTAATCGATAAACACACTATCCTCACCGCTCCCTCAATTCAAGTATTAGATTCTACTCATAAGCTCCGACAAAAAGTTCCAGGTTTAGCTAAAGATATCTTGGTAGTTGGTAATCCTACAATGCCCAAAGTTTCAAAAAAACCTGGAGAACCACTTAAGCAGTTAAGTGCGCTTCCTGGTTCACAGAAAGAAGCTCTTGCAATTGCTTCCTTCTGGAAAACTCAAGCTTTGATTGGTAATCAAGCTACAAAAAAAGCAGTGTTGCAAAAACTACCACTAGCTAAAATCATTCATTTAGCAACTCATGGCTTATTGGATGATATTCAGGGATTGGGAAGTTCTATCGTCTTTGCTCCTGAAGGAAAGGATAACGGTTTGTTGACAGCAGAAGATATCCTAAATTTGTATGCACAACCACAAGGTTCTACCTTAAGTGCCGAATTAGTCGTATTAAGTGCTTGCGATACTGGGCAGGGGAGGCTAACAGGTGATGGGGTAATTGGGTTATCTCGCTCCATAATTGCCGCAGGGGTTCCTAGTGTGATAGTTTCTCTGTGGTCGATACCAGATGCACCCACTGCTGAATTAATGACAGAATTTTATGAAAATTTCCGCAAAAATCCTGACAAAGCTACTGCTTTGCGGCAAGCGATGCTGATGACGAAGAAAAAACATCCCAATCCTGCTGAATGGGCAGCTTTTACTCTGATTGGAGAGTCTGAATAA
- a CDS encoding WD40 repeat domain-containing protein, producing MGDRASRIILIALSAFLVTIAPTFPQNFSGIFFAPQVLAQTPNQPNPHKNPALAVTGSFIDYFAEERQLKGHEGSVNSASFSPDDKLIVTAGADNTARVWDFSGKQLVELIGHQSNVYSANFSPDGKLIVTASFDGTARIWDISGKQLVELKGHQGNVYSANFSSDGKWIITASADKTARIWDISGQQIAQITGHENIVTSANFSSDGKRIITASADKTACMWDLSGKLLVQLKGHTDTVWSANFSPDGQRIVTASDDKTARVWDLSGKVLAELKGHGDSVYSASFSPDGKLIVTASIDRTARVWDATGKVIGKLEGHQGSVNNAKFSFDGTQIVTASSDGSILIWNTSKKIFIELLGHLGEVFSASFSPDGKQIITTSKDGTVRIWNTLNKQITEIKAQVAVQSANFSPNGKLIVTTSSEKFAQVWDTSGKILTELKGHESRVNSATFSPDGKFIVTASDDTTARIWDISGKLLTELKADHGRVVSANFSYDGKQIITGSGNTAFIWNTSGKLISKLELKGPQYSVISANFSRDRQLIVTASHDGSAWIWDSSGKVITKIEFPNNITENYSENRVYGADFTPDGKYLVTVTSDGGRVWDISGKLIAEFKGHQDEVINFSLSPDGKQMLTASDDRTVRVWDISNKSLAQINSSQIPSTNNQTKLQYKDEDKSITSLAFSPDNQFFVTGSKSGNVKIWDTSGKLLNELRGHEYQINGINFSSDGKSILTVSLDFARVWSNSGKLLAEIKGKQKHDAALTSASLSPDGKLIVTGYSSFQQNAYLWDSSGKQQMELQGHQNFVNSVNFSPDGKLIVTASDDETACIWDTTGKLLNELKGNSSKVKSASFSPDGKKIITTSSDGTAIIWDTFGKLLAKFNIGFPISSYSSTRVNFSPDGRFIIAQIEGGFTRLWGADGTVISTDESLGNITFSPDGKLIAIVRRGGSASVGIPEEKKLAILQIEPYLVQRVIFSHNSKFFVTISEIPFSSVDKIQVWDVGKLDWMTETSK from the coding sequence ATGGGCGATCGCGCAAGCAGAATCATTTTAATTGCTTTGAGTGCTTTTCTGGTAACGATTGCACCTACATTCCCGCAGAATTTTTCCGGGATTTTCTTTGCACCACAGGTGTTAGCACAAACACCAAATCAGCCAAACCCGCATAAAAACCCTGCGTTGGCTGTCACAGGGAGTTTTATTGATTACTTTGCAGAAGAGAGACAATTAAAAGGGCATGAGGGTAGCGTCAACAGCGCTAGCTTTAGTCCAGATGATAAGTTAATTGTGACAGCTGGTGCAGATAACACCGCCCGTGTCTGGGATTTTTCAGGCAAACAGCTAGTGGAGTTAATTGGGCATCAAAGCAATGTTTATAGTGCGAATTTTAGCCCCGATGGTAAGCTGATTGTCACTGCCTCTTTTGATGGTACTGCCCGTATTTGGGATATTTCGGGCAAACAGCTAGTTGAGCTAAAAGGACACCAAGGTAATGTTTATAGTGCGAATTTTAGCTCAGATGGTAAATGGATAATCACGGCAAGTGCAGATAAAACTGCCCGTATTTGGGATATTTCTGGTCAGCAAATAGCGCAAATTACAGGGCATGAAAACATTGTTACCAGTGCGAATTTTAGCTCAGATGGTAAACGGATAATTACGGCAAGTGCAGATAAAACTGCCTGTATGTGGGATTTATCAGGTAAGCTATTGGTGCAGTTGAAAGGGCATACAGATACGGTATGGAGTGCGAATTTTAGCCCCGATGGTCAGAGGATAGTTACAGCATCTGATGATAAAACGGCGCGAGTGTGGGATTTATCTGGCAAGGTGCTAGCAGAGTTAAAGGGACATGGTGATAGCGTATACAGTGCTAGCTTTAGTCCAGATGGCAAGTTGATTGTGACAGCTTCTATTGATAGAACTGCGCGAGTATGGGATGCTACAGGAAAAGTAATAGGTAAACTGGAAGGGCATCAGGGAAGTGTAAACAACGCAAAGTTTAGCTTTGATGGAACCCAGATTGTCACTGCATCATCTGATGGTTCCATCCTTATATGGAACACTTCTAAGAAGATATTTATCGAACTATTAGGGCATCTCGGTGAGGTTTTCAGTGCCAGTTTTAGCCCAGATGGTAAGCAGATTATCACTACATCAAAAGATGGCACAGTTAGGATATGGAACACTTTAAACAAGCAGATAACTGAAATTAAAGCACAGGTTGCTGTCCAAAGCGCAAATTTTAGCCCCAATGGGAAGCTAATTGTCACCACATCTTCAGAGAAATTTGCTCAAGTGTGGGATACCTCAGGTAAAATTTTAACGGAACTTAAAGGACATGAGAGTCGTGTAAATAGTGCAACTTTTAGTCCTGATGGTAAGTTCATTGTCACCGCATCTGACGATACAACAGCACGAATATGGGATATTTCTGGTAAGCTGCTAACTGAACTAAAAGCAGATCACGGTAGGGTTGTTAGTGCTAATTTTAGTTATGATGGCAAACAGATTATCACTGGATCGGGCAATACAGCCTTTATATGGAATACATCAGGCAAGCTGATAAGTAAATTAGAATTAAAAGGACCCCAGTACTCTGTTATCAGCGCCAATTTTAGCCGCGATCGCCAGTTAATTGTCACTGCATCTCATGATGGCAGTGCTTGGATATGGGATTCTTCCGGTAAAGTAATAACAAAAATAGAGTTTCCGAATAACATAACTGAAAACTATAGCGAAAATCGTGTTTACGGCGCTGATTTCACTCCAGATGGTAAATATTTAGTAACGGTAACTTCCGATGGAGGTAGAGTCTGGGATATCTCCGGTAAGCTAATAGCTGAATTCAAAGGACATCAGGATGAAGTCATCAATTTTAGTTTAAGTCCAGATGGTAAGCAGATGCTCACGGCATCTGATGATAGAACTGTACGAGTGTGGGATATTTCCAATAAGTCACTGGCTCAAATAAATTCGTCACAAATACCTTCTACGAATAATCAGACTAAACTGCAATACAAAGATGAAGATAAAAGTATTACCAGTCTTGCTTTTAGTCCTGATAATCAATTCTTTGTCACTGGCTCTAAAAGTGGTAATGTGAAAATTTGGGATACCTCAGGCAAACTCCTAAATGAACTAAGAGGACATGAATATCAAATAAATGGTATAAACTTTAGCTCTGATGGCAAATCTATTCTTACTGTATCTTTGGATTTTGCAAGAGTTTGGAGTAACTCTGGGAAATTGCTAGCAGAAATTAAAGGCAAACAGAAGCATGACGCTGCTTTAACAAGTGCAAGCTTGAGTCCAGATGGCAAGTTGATTGTTACCGGATATTCAAGTTTTCAACAAAATGCTTATTTGTGGGATAGTTCTGGGAAGCAGCAGATGGAACTTCAAGGGCATCAAAACTTTGTTAATAGTGTAAATTTTAGTCCAGATGGCAAGTTGATTGTTACAGCATCGGATGACGAAACTGCCTGTATTTGGGATACGACTGGTAAGCTGCTAAACGAATTGAAAGGAAATTCCAGTAAAGTAAAAAGCGCTAGTTTTAGTCCTGATGGTAAAAAAATTATTACTACATCGAGCGATGGTACTGCTATTATTTGGGATACTTTTGGTAAGCTGCTTGCCAAGTTTAATATAGGTTTCCCAATTAGTAGTTATAGCTCAACTAGGGTGAATTTTAGCCCTGATGGTAGGTTCATTATTGCTCAAATTGAGGGTGGTTTCACTCGTTTGTGGGGTGCAGATGGCACTGTGATTTCCACAGATGAGAGTTTAGGAAATATCACTTTTAGTCCTGATGGTAAGTTAATTGCCATTGTACGTAGAGGTGGTAGCGCTTCTGTGGGGATTCCTGAGGAAAAAAAACTAGCAATACTTCAGATAGAGCCTTATCTTGTGCAGAGAGTCATTTTTAGCCATAACAGTAAGTTTTTCGTCACAATATCTGAAATTCCTTTCTCCTCTGTCGATAAAATCCAAGTATGGGATGTTGGTAAGCTTGACTGGATGACAGAAACATCAAAATAG